The following are from one region of the Arachis duranensis cultivar V14167 chromosome 10, aradu.V14167.gnm2.J7QH, whole genome shotgun sequence genome:
- the LOC107471301 gene encoding inositol-tetrakisphosphate 1-kinase 1 codes for MPQEQASQNETQSHDESYVIGYALEPKKIQNLIRPSLIDHAKKQGIQLIPIDINKPLIQQHPHLRFHCIIQKLQPKHWNNLNFHEYLSKHGANTTTTTIIIDPPHLVQKLQNRVSMLDSASHLPLSLQNATVGVPHQVVVDDEKKTKNSVEEMVMGSNLRFPVIAKPLYADGTMKSHELCLVFDAQGLRETLNKNTAGGAATPVVLQEFVNHGGVVFKVYVAGEHVRCVKRTSLPDIPEDKAKALKGTLKFSQISNFTIQDNNGDGANHLSNIERAEMPEESLIKELARALRERTGLNLFNIDVIRDAKYCTRYLVIDINYFPGYAKLPCYESFITDFLLDCVRNKAAVVSV; via the exons ATGCCACAAGAACAAGCATCCCAAAATGAAACTCAAAGTCATGATGAGAGCTATGTCATAGGCTATGCTTTGGAACCAAAAAAAATCCAGAACTTGATACGACCCTCTCTAATTGACCACGCAAAAAAACAAGGCATCCAACTCATTCCAATCGACATCAACAAGCCCTTGATCCAACAACACCCTCATCTTCGTTTCCATTGCATCATTCAAAAGCTCCAACCCAAACATTGGAACAACCTTAACTTTCACGAATACCTGTCCAAACATGGCgccaacaccaccaccaccaccatcatcattGATCCCCCACACCTCGTTCAAAAACTCCAAAACCGCGTTTCAATGCTTGATTCCGCGTCCCACTTGCCACTTTCGCTCCAAAACGCCACCGTTGGTGTTCCGCACCAAGTGGTCGTTGATGATGAGAAGAAAACTAAGAACTCAGTGGAGGAAATGGTAATGGGTTCGAATTTGAGGTTCCCAGTTATTGCAAAGCCATTGTATGCTGATGGAACCATGAAATCTCACGAGCTTTGCTTGGTTTTCGACGCCCAAGGGCTCCGAGAAACGTTGAACAAGAACACCGCCGGCGGCGCCGCCACCCCGGTGGTGCTTCAAGAGTTTGTGAACCATGGCGGCGTTGTGTTCAAGGTTTATGTTGCTGGGGAACATGTAAGGTGCGTTAAGAGAACGTCCTTGCCTGACATACCAGAAGATAAGGCCAAGGCCTTAAAGGGTACCCTCAAATTCTCTCAGATATCAAACTTCACCATTCAAGATAACAATG GGGATGGTGCTAATCATTTGAGCAATATTGAGAGAGCTGAAATGCCAGAAGAGAGTTTGATAAAGGAGTTGGCAAGAGCTTTGAGGGAAAGAACAGGGCTTAACCTGTTCAATATTGATGTGATTAGAGATGCCAAGTATTGCACGAGGTACCTTGTAATTGATATCAACTATTTTCCTGGTTATGCAAAGCTGCCATGTTATGAGTCCTTTATCACTGATTTCTTGTTGGATTGTGTGCGTAATAAGGCTGCGGTTGTGTCTGTGTGA
- the LOC107471302 gene encoding iron-sulfur cluster assembly protein 1 → MLRLAAKRLTGGTASLEAASPAAASSVARRFYHERVVDHYNNPRNVGSFDKDDTGIGTGLVGAPACGDVMKLQIKVDEETGKIVDARFKTFGCGSAIASSSLATEWVKGKQMEEVLSIKNSEIAKHLSLPPVKLHCSMLAEDAIKAAVKDYESRRASANGSGKA, encoded by the exons atGCTGAGGCTCGCAGCAAAGAGACTTACCGGTGGAACGGCGTCGTTAGAGGCGGCGTCTCCGGCTGCTGCTTCTTCAGTGGCACGGCGGTTTTACCACGAGAGGGTGGTGGACCATTATAACAACCCACGCAACGTCGGTTCCTTCGACAAGGACGACACCGGCATCGGCACCGGCCTTGTAGGTGCACCAGCTTGTGGTGATGTCATGAAGCTTCAGATCAAGGTTGATGAGGAAACCGGCAAGATCGTTGATGCTCGCTTCAAAACCTTCGGTTGTGGATCCGCCATCGCTTCTTCCTCTCTCG cTACTGAATGGGTTAAGGGAAAGCAAATGGAAGAAGTCTTATCCATTAAAAACAG TGAAATTGCAAAGCATCTTTCACTTCCACCAGTCAAGCTTCACTGCAGCATGCTTGCGGAGGATGCCATAAAAGCAGCTGTTAAAGATTATGAATCAAGGCGTGCTTCCGCAAATGGTAGCGGAAAGGCCTAA